From Anopheles arabiensis isolate DONGOLA chromosome 3, AaraD3, whole genome shotgun sequence, a single genomic window includes:
- the LOC120904373 gene encoding conserved oligomeric Golgi complex subunit 8 — protein sequence MQSNEKRHRNLRIVNKPDPVHQHTVWKMDYENEKVIKFIFPDDYEELSAQDTTDVVDYLLKLGTYKAEDLKKEKVRLQDEHRQNVEQTQDLAISHYPTFIRTAESSREIYREFVATERKLDCLSDKWPKFIAACQTFQQGSADINAARRLNSLTLLRNAELLEVLEIPQLMDSCIREGKYEEALELSSYVQRLMTKHGNIPVIASINEAVEAAWHTMLMQLLTQLRTDLQLPKCLQVVGYLRRMQAFTGSELKLKFLQTRTSWLKDVLATIPSDDAQLHLTKTIEATRVHLFNIITQYRALFPDDEDTFSPVGATMGNERMAAGDEGKIFHSWLHDQIMDFVRTLERDLASNDLVSYDTILGQCMYFGLSFSRVGIDFRALVAPVFVRVIGNRFRATMARATAQFERDIERYTLINKVPSMIRRNRQEDRTNPVDDAGSVQPPETLLDFEPLALYCNALLTMFNDLRLCAPVALATMVTEQLEGSLEQVCRGILGFYRQEQQAFAPTERECFIRLCSCFAYDLLPYLQRCVHVLFPPTTLASQLGINVLTLQKHGVTYLRQRKILEPIAYLLPDRIETVVKQVAELSVTGKEESVEAEEKEQEKLKEKVPSGDAVNVPEEE from the exons ATGCAAAGCAACGAGAAACGTCATCGAAATTTACGAATCGTCAACAAACCGGACCCCGTTCATCAACACACAGTCTGGAAAATGGACTACGAGAAcgaaaaagtgataaaatttaTCTTTCCCGATGATTACGAAG AACTGTCCGCCCAAGACACGACCGACGTGGTCGATTATTTGCTCAAGCTCGGCACCTACAAGGCGGAAGActtgaaaaaggaaaaggtacGCCTGCAGGACGAACATCGGCAGAATGTGGAGCAGACGCAGGATCTGGCCATCTCGCACTATCCCACGTTCATCCGGACGGCGGAAAGTTCGCGCGAAATCTATCGCGAGTTTGTCGCGACGGAAAGGAAGCTCGATTGTTTGAGCGACAAGTGGCCCAAGTTTATTGCCGCGTGTCAAACGTTCCAGCAGGGCTCGGCGGACATTAATGCGGCTCGGCGGCTGAATTCGCTCACGCTGCTGCGCAATGCGGAGCTGCTGGAGGTGCTCGAAATACCGCAGCTAATGGACAGCTGCATACGGGAGGGCAAGTACGAGGAGGCGCTGGAGCTGTCGTCGTACGTGCAGCGGTTGATGACGAAGCATGGCAACATTCCGGTAATAGCG AGTATTAACGAAGCGGTGGAAGCGGCCTGGCACACCATGCTGATGCAGCTGTTGACCCAGTTGCGCACCGATCTGCAACTCCCCAAGTGCCTCCAGGTCGTGGGCTATCTGCGCCGAATGCAAGCATTTACGGGCAGCGAGCTGAAGCTAAAGTTTCTGCAAACGCGCACCAGCTGGCTGAAGGATGTGCTTGCCACCATCCCGTCGGACGATGCGCAGCTCCATCTGACGAAAACGATCGAAGCGACGCGGGTGCATCTGTTCAACATCATCACCCAGTACCGTGCCCTGTTCCCGGACGATGaggacacgttcagcccggtcGGCGCAACCATGGGCAACGAGCGAATGGCGGCGGGTGACGAGGGTAAGATTTTCCACAGCTGGCTGCACGACCAGATCATGGACTTTGTGCGTACGCTCGAGCGAGATCTCGCCTCCAACGATCTCGTCTCGTACGACACCATACTCGGACAGTGCATGTACTTCGGGCTATCGTTCAGCCGCGTTGGGATCGATTTCCGTGCGCTCGTGGCGCCGGTGTTTGTGCGCGTGATTGGGAACAGATTCCGTGCCACGATGGCTCGTGCGACCGCCCAGTTCGAGCGGGACATTGAGCGGTACACGCTGATCAACAAGGTGCCGAGCATGATACGGCGCAACCGGCAGGAAGATCGTACGAATCCGGTGGACGACGCGGGCTCGGTGCAACCGCCCGAGACGCTGCTCGACTTTGAGCCGCTAGCGCTGTACTGTAATGCTTTGCTGACCATGTTCAACGATTTGCGGTTGTGTGCACCGGTTGCCCTCGCTACCATGGTGACGGAGCAGCTGGAGGGCTCGCTCGAGCAGGTGTGCCGTGGAATACTGGGATTTTACCGGCAGGAGCAGCAGGCCTTTGCCCCGACCGAGCGGGAATGCTTCATTCGGCTCTGTTCCTGCTTTGCGTACGATCTGCTTCCGTACCTGCAGCGCTGCGTGCATGTGCTCTTTCCACCGACTACGCTGGCGAGCCAGCTGGGCATCAATGTGCTGACGCTGCAGAAGCATGGCGTAACGTACCTCCGGCAGAGGAAGATACTGGAACCGATCGCTTACCTGCTGCCGGACCGGATCGAAACGGTGGTCAAGCAGGTGGCTGAGCTGAGTGTTACCGGAAAAGAAGAGTCGGTGGAGGCGGAGGAGAAGGAGCAGGAGAAGTTAAAGGAAAAGGTGCCCAGTGGTGATGCAGTTAATGTTCCGgaagaagaataa
- the LOC120901743 gene encoding E3 ubiquitin-protein ligase SH3RF1 isoform X2, translating to MDERLLNDLLECSVCLERLDSSSKVLPCQHTFCRKCLEEIVASHQELRCPECRVLVEVRIDELPPNVLLMRILEGMKTAELNSQNTSQTTNGSGKPTCNRNQSHGAAPTSNANAVNYQQQQQQHHQHHHQQQHPSSGGVHGAKIGKSSNGQGTADGQAQPHPHHPSHPQQQQHHHHPHQPLSRIIASSGVTGTGPNASLDLSKIPHAKAFYDFSSSETSDISFRKGDIIILRKKIDHNWCVGEVNGKEGAVPLNHIKVIVPLPFPQCKALYDFRMGPTEEEGCLTFKKGALIHVLRRVDQNWAEGRIGDKIGIFPISFVEMNGLAKHMMDTALKHILNNSNRTVPPTPFDLNASSATSSSDTSSSVTTSPNSSTSTTSSNSSTAPSSPTAHFLQQQSQPATAAGSKQHQSKRSDPANREKRHSLTTSGLSTTATGGPLQPSQAAPHRHSTEMLNTEAAAAAAGDAKPSRQSVDATTAVAPTTSTATATAYQKCNATKASQMYQQHPQLPTMYVALYPYKPQKPDELELKKGAVYYVTERCQDGWFKGTNWQKKSGVFPGNYVAIHKGRDGASSATRNANAHSSGKMSNISSPQQAAGGGASSALNGSNGAMSSPSNGGSASPQQSLQLPELPPRSLDGGGPGSPNNEQQQPAAGQEATTTPPAAGGGKVKKDSSAVSLMKRLTNMKRSKSPTGGCSGGTANPAYTSDSSLFEEMAGAADAAMLASGVGSAAQLAKPHFKQIANPVHVRSGSCPSQLLQNLPMDLMLNGAGVTHSSQQQQQHPHQQQQHHHQPNHPALAGVRGENVPMMYGSQRIKPHKERPSMHGFKYGDHTVVTAMPKHIAHEAPASTSSSHMVAKQQQQSHIYHRKSQSLDASAIISQLGPSQHTSATATVVPTVAANGTPSKMSSKSSHSQTVRERFKCIVPYPPNSEYELELRVGDIVMVHKKRDNGWYKGTHARSGKTGLFPASFVEPDI from the exons GAAATCGTTGCCAGCCACCAAGAACTACGATGTCCCGAGTGTCGCGTCCTGGTCGAGGTGCGAATCGACGAGCTGCCCCCGAATGTCCTGCTGATGCGAATACTAGAAG GCATGAAGACGGCGGAACTGAACAGCCAGAACACGAGCCAGACGACCAACGGCAGCGGCAAACCCACGTGCAATCGCAATCAATCACATGGCGCCGCACCAACGTCGAACGCAAATGCGGTCAactatcagcagcagcagcagcagcaccatcaacaccaccaccagcagcaacatccaTCATCGGGGGGCGTGCATGGTGCTAAAATAGGCAAATCGTCCAACGGCCAGGGTACGGCCGACGGCCAAGCGCAGCCACACCCGCACCATCCATCgcatccgcagcagcagcagcatcatcaccatccgCATCAGCCACTGTCGCGTATTATTGCGTCGAGCGGTGTCACTGGCACGGGCCCGAATGCATCGCTCGATCTGTCGAAAATCCCACACGCCAAAGCGTTTTACGATTTTTCCTCCAGCGAGACAAG CGATATAAGCTTCCGCAAGGGTGACATTATTATACTGCGGAAGAAAATCGACCACAACTGGTGCGTGGGAGAGGTGAACGGGAAGGAGGGTGCGGTGCCGCTGAACCACATCAAGGTGATCGTGCCGCTGCCGTTCCCGCAGTGCAAGGCGCTGTACGATTTTCGCATGGGCCCGACCGAGGAGGAGGGCTGCCTGACGTTCAAGAAGGGCGCCCTGATACACGTGCTGCGGCGCGTCGACCAGAACTGGGCGGAGGGCCGAATCGGGGACAAGATTGGCATCTTTCCGATCTCGTTCGTCGAGATGAACGGGCTGGCGAAGCATATGATGGACACGGCACTGAAGCA cATATTGAACAACTCGAATCGAACCGTACCGCCGACACCGTTCGATCTGAACGCCAGTagtgccaccagcagcagcgacacgaGCTCCAGCGTAACGACCAGCCCCAACTCTTCCACCAGCACGACCAGCTCCAACTCGAGCACCGCGCCCAGCAGCCCGACGGCTCACTTCCTGCAGCAACAGTCCCAGCCCGCCACGGCGGCCGGCAGCAAGCAGCACCAGTCGAAGCGCTCCGATCCGGCCAATCGGGAAAAGCGTCACTCCCTCACCACGTCCGGGCTGTCGACGACGGCGACCGGTGGACCGTTGCAGCCGAGCCAGGCCGCACCGCACCGACATTCGACGGAAATGTTAAACaccgaagctgctgctgctgctgccggagaTGCAAAACCGTCCCGCCAATCGGTTGATGCGACGACGGCGGTAGCGCCAACGACGTCCACGGCCACTGCCACGGCCTACCAGAAGTGTAACGCGACAAAAGCTAGTCAAATGTACCAGCAGCATCCGCAGCTGCCGACGATGTACGTTGCGCTCTACCCGTACAAGCCGCAGAAACCGGACGAGCTCGAGCTGAAGAAAGGAG CCGTCTACTATGTCACGGAACGGTGTCAGGATGGTTGGTTTAAGGGTACAAACTGGCAGAAGAAGTCGGGCGTTTTCCCCGGCAATTATGTTGCCATCCACAAGGGACGTGATGGTGCTTCG TCTGCAACGCGCAATGCGAATGCCCACTCCTCCGGCAAGATGAGCAACATCTCCAGCCCACAGCAGgcagccggtggtggtgcatcGTCCGCCCTGAACGGTTCCAACGGTGCCATGAGCAGCCCATCCAACGGTGGATCGGCCTCTCCCCAACAATCGCTGCAGCTGCCCGAGCTGCCGCCAC GTTCGCTGGACGGTGGAGGACCCGGTTCGCCCAATaacgaacagcagcaaccggctGCAGGGCAGGAGGCCACCACGACACCGCCGGCAGCGGGCGGCGGAAAGGTAAAGAAGGACTCGTCGGCGGTCAGTTTGATGAAGCGGCTGACCAACATGAAGCGTTCGAAATCGCCTACCGGTGGCTGTTCGGGCGGTACGGCCAATCCGGCGTACACGAGCGACAGCTCGCTGTTCGAAGAGATGGCCGGGGCGGCGGATGCGGCAATGCTCGCGTCCGGCGTTGGCTCAGCAGCACAGCTGGCCAAGCCACACTTTAAACAGATCGCCAATCCAGTGCACGTGAG GTCGGGCTCCTGTCCAAGTCAGCTGCTTCAGAATTTACCGAtggatttgatgttgaatggGGCAGGCGTAACGCACtcttcccagcagcagcagcagcatccccatcaacagcaacaacatcatcatcaaccgAATCATCCCGCTCTGGCAGGAGTGCGCGGTGAAAACGTTCCAATGATGTACGGTTCCCAGCGTATAAAACCGCACAAAGAGCGACCATCGATGCACGG GTTCAAGTATGGCGATCATACCGTGGTGACGGCCATGCCCAAACACATCGCGCATGAAGCGCCCGCCTCAACGTCCTCCTCCCATATGGtcgcgaagcagcagcaacagtcccACATCTACCACCGGAAGTCCCAAAGCCTGGACGCGTCCGCAATCATCTCGCAGCTCGGCCCATCGCAGCACACGTCCGCCACTGCAACCGTGGTCCCAACAGTGGCCGCTAATGGAACACCTTCCAAAATGTCCTCCAAGTCGTCCCATTCGCAAACCGTTCGGGAGAG ATTCAAATGCATCGTGCCGTACCCACCGAACAGCGAGTACGAGCTGGAACTGCGCGTCGGCGACATTGTGATGGTGCACAAAAAGCGTGATAACGGATGGTACAAAGGAACGCACGCGCGGTCGGGCAAGACGGGCCTATTCCCTGCGTCGTTCGTCGAGCCGGACATCTGA
- the LOC120901743 gene encoding E3 ubiquitin-protein ligase SH3RF3 isoform X1, producing the protein MDERLLNDLLECSVCLERLDSSSKVLPCQHTFCRKCLEEIVASHQELRCPECRVLVEVRIDELPPNVLLMRILEGMKTAELNSQNTSQTTNGSGKPTCNRNQSHGAAPTSNANAVNYQQQQQQHHQHHHQQQHPSSGGVHGAKIGKSSNGQGTADGQAQPHPHHPSHPQQQQHHHHPHQPLSRIIASSGVTGTGPNASLDLSKIPHAKAFYDFSSSETSDISFRKGDIIILRKKIDHNWCVGEVNGKEGAVPLNHIKVIVPLPFPQCKALYDFRMGPTEEEGCLTFKKGALIHVLRRVDQNWAEGRIGDKIGIFPISFVEMNGLAKHMMDTALKHILNNSNRTVPPTPFDLNASSATSSSDTSSSVTTSPNSSTSTTSSNSSTAPSSPTAHFLQQQSQPATAAGSKQHQSKRSDPANREKRHSLTTSGLSTTATGGPLQPSQAAPHRHSTEMLNTEAAAAAAGDAKPSRQSVDATTAVAPTTSTATATAYQKCNATKASQMYQQHPQLPTMYVALYPYKPQKPDELELKKGAVYYVTERCQDGWFKGTNWQKKSGVFPGNYVAIHKGRDGASSATRNANAHSSGKMSNISSPQQAAGGGASSALNGSNGAMSSPSNGGSASPQQSLQLPELPPRNTTIPQQQQQQGMKYIDSIFGRQGSLDGGGPGSPNNEQQQPAAGQEATTTPPAAGGGKVKKDSSAVSLMKRLTNMKRSKSPTGGCSGGTANPAYTSDSSLFEEMAGAADAAMLASGVGSAAQLAKPHFKQIANPVHVRSGSCPSQLLQNLPMDLMLNGAGVTHSSQQQQQHPHQQQQHHHQPNHPALAGVRGENVPMMYGSQRIKPHKERPSMHGFKYGDHTVVTAMPKHIAHEAPASTSSSHMVAKQQQQSHIYHRKSQSLDASAIISQLGPSQHTSATATVVPTVAANGTPSKMSSKSSHSQTVRERFKCIVPYPPNSEYELELRVGDIVMVHKKRDNGWYKGTHARSGKTGLFPASFVEPDI; encoded by the exons GAAATCGTTGCCAGCCACCAAGAACTACGATGTCCCGAGTGTCGCGTCCTGGTCGAGGTGCGAATCGACGAGCTGCCCCCGAATGTCCTGCTGATGCGAATACTAGAAG GCATGAAGACGGCGGAACTGAACAGCCAGAACACGAGCCAGACGACCAACGGCAGCGGCAAACCCACGTGCAATCGCAATCAATCACATGGCGCCGCACCAACGTCGAACGCAAATGCGGTCAactatcagcagcagcagcagcagcaccatcaacaccaccaccagcagcaacatccaTCATCGGGGGGCGTGCATGGTGCTAAAATAGGCAAATCGTCCAACGGCCAGGGTACGGCCGACGGCCAAGCGCAGCCACACCCGCACCATCCATCgcatccgcagcagcagcagcatcatcaccatccgCATCAGCCACTGTCGCGTATTATTGCGTCGAGCGGTGTCACTGGCACGGGCCCGAATGCATCGCTCGATCTGTCGAAAATCCCACACGCCAAAGCGTTTTACGATTTTTCCTCCAGCGAGACAAG CGATATAAGCTTCCGCAAGGGTGACATTATTATACTGCGGAAGAAAATCGACCACAACTGGTGCGTGGGAGAGGTGAACGGGAAGGAGGGTGCGGTGCCGCTGAACCACATCAAGGTGATCGTGCCGCTGCCGTTCCCGCAGTGCAAGGCGCTGTACGATTTTCGCATGGGCCCGACCGAGGAGGAGGGCTGCCTGACGTTCAAGAAGGGCGCCCTGATACACGTGCTGCGGCGCGTCGACCAGAACTGGGCGGAGGGCCGAATCGGGGACAAGATTGGCATCTTTCCGATCTCGTTCGTCGAGATGAACGGGCTGGCGAAGCATATGATGGACACGGCACTGAAGCA cATATTGAACAACTCGAATCGAACCGTACCGCCGACACCGTTCGATCTGAACGCCAGTagtgccaccagcagcagcgacacgaGCTCCAGCGTAACGACCAGCCCCAACTCTTCCACCAGCACGACCAGCTCCAACTCGAGCACCGCGCCCAGCAGCCCGACGGCTCACTTCCTGCAGCAACAGTCCCAGCCCGCCACGGCGGCCGGCAGCAAGCAGCACCAGTCGAAGCGCTCCGATCCGGCCAATCGGGAAAAGCGTCACTCCCTCACCACGTCCGGGCTGTCGACGACGGCGACCGGTGGACCGTTGCAGCCGAGCCAGGCCGCACCGCACCGACATTCGACGGAAATGTTAAACaccgaagctgctgctgctgctgccggagaTGCAAAACCGTCCCGCCAATCGGTTGATGCGACGACGGCGGTAGCGCCAACGACGTCCACGGCCACTGCCACGGCCTACCAGAAGTGTAACGCGACAAAAGCTAGTCAAATGTACCAGCAGCATCCGCAGCTGCCGACGATGTACGTTGCGCTCTACCCGTACAAGCCGCAGAAACCGGACGAGCTCGAGCTGAAGAAAGGAG CCGTCTACTATGTCACGGAACGGTGTCAGGATGGTTGGTTTAAGGGTACAAACTGGCAGAAGAAGTCGGGCGTTTTCCCCGGCAATTATGTTGCCATCCACAAGGGACGTGATGGTGCTTCG TCTGCAACGCGCAATGCGAATGCCCACTCCTCCGGCAAGATGAGCAACATCTCCAGCCCACAGCAGgcagccggtggtggtgcatcGTCCGCCCTGAACGGTTCCAACGGTGCCATGAGCAGCCCATCCAACGGTGGATCGGCCTCTCCCCAACAATCGCTGCAGCTGCCCGAGCTGCCGCCACGTAATACAACAatcccacagcagcagcagcaacagggcATGAAATATATTGATTCCATCTTCGGTCGTCAAGGTTCGCTGGACGGTGGAGGACCCGGTTCGCCCAATaacgaacagcagcaaccggctGCAGGGCAGGAGGCCACCACGACACCGCCGGCAGCGGGCGGCGGAAAGGTAAAGAAGGACTCGTCGGCGGTCAGTTTGATGAAGCGGCTGACCAACATGAAGCGTTCGAAATCGCCTACCGGTGGCTGTTCGGGCGGTACGGCCAATCCGGCGTACACGAGCGACAGCTCGCTGTTCGAAGAGATGGCCGGGGCGGCGGATGCGGCAATGCTCGCGTCCGGCGTTGGCTCAGCAGCACAGCTGGCCAAGCCACACTTTAAACAGATCGCCAATCCAGTGCACGTGAG GTCGGGCTCCTGTCCAAGTCAGCTGCTTCAGAATTTACCGAtggatttgatgttgaatggGGCAGGCGTAACGCACtcttcccagcagcagcagcagcatccccatcaacagcaacaacatcatcatcaaccgAATCATCCCGCTCTGGCAGGAGTGCGCGGTGAAAACGTTCCAATGATGTACGGTTCCCAGCGTATAAAACCGCACAAAGAGCGACCATCGATGCACGG GTTCAAGTATGGCGATCATACCGTGGTGACGGCCATGCCCAAACACATCGCGCATGAAGCGCCCGCCTCAACGTCCTCCTCCCATATGGtcgcgaagcagcagcaacagtcccACATCTACCACCGGAAGTCCCAAAGCCTGGACGCGTCCGCAATCATCTCGCAGCTCGGCCCATCGCAGCACACGTCCGCCACTGCAACCGTGGTCCCAACAGTGGCCGCTAATGGAACACCTTCCAAAATGTCCTCCAAGTCGTCCCATTCGCAAACCGTTCGGGAGAG ATTCAAATGCATCGTGCCGTACCCACCGAACAGCGAGTACGAGCTGGAACTGCGCGTCGGCGACATTGTGATGGTGCACAAAAAGCGTGATAACGGATGGTACAAAGGAACGCACGCGCGGTCGGGCAAGACGGGCCTATTCCCTGCGTCGTTCGTCGAGCCGGACATCTGA